The genomic interval GAGATGAACACTTGGTGATTAGAAATTTGAAAGCCCGGAATTTATAAGAAATTATTTTTACTTCTTATTTTCTGTTTGAACCCGAAAAACAAAATTTTCTGGTACGCCTGTAAGCGCAGCTATTTTTGGAATCGTAAAGTCGGTATTTAATAGAAGGTTTCTGATAATATCGGCCTTACCTTTTTCAATACCTTCCTGAATACCTTTTTCTTCACCTATTTTTTTCCTTTTTCAACAAATATATCTAATGTGCTCATAATCGTTTCTTTTAACATTAAAGGAAGGGAATTTATTAACTCCGCAATTTGATCTTCAACTAATTTACATCTTTCAAATAAATAAACAACAAAGTTTTTTTGCAAATTTTCCGGTGCTCCTTCTGTTAGGATAAGCAATCTGAGTGCATAATGCCTAAGTAATTTGCACTGAACATCAAAGATCCATTGGAGCCGGCTTAGCTACAACCTGAAAGATCATTGCCGGGAGCCAAACATTAGCTCCCGCTTTGAACATCATCATTTTTGATTTCCCTTTTGTTCTTTTTAATTGCATCTTTTAGTTTTCCAAACTTGTAATTCAAACTAAAATTGAATGACCTGAAATAATCCCGCCGGTCAACATTTTGAGTAAAATCCGGGCCGGAAGTAACACGGTGGTCTCTTCTGAATTTCGTAAACGGATTATTGAATGATGCAGAAAACGACAATTTATCTTTAACCACATCTTTACTAACACTGAACGAAGGGCTGACTCTGGAATTAGATGTCCCCTGCAAATTGACACCCCGGCCATTTGCATTTAAGTTGGCATTGATACGCCATTCCTTTTCAAATTTGTAACCGGTTGAAAAATTAAAATTGTACATTAAACCTTCATTTTTTATCAGAACTCCATTTACCATCCCTTCAACTATTCCGTACGCTGCTCTTGCGTTTAAAGTAAAATTCCATTTTTTCGTGATCGGATAATTCAGGTTCAGATTGGCTTGCGGCAGTTTTGCGCTACCTGTGTTTCCAAATGAGGTTCTCGTAATCTTTGTGGTAGAATCATATACAGAAACCGGAAAAATAAGATCTTTGAAAAGGGTAACACCCAGGCCAAAATTTATTGAAGCCTTTTTAGACAAACTAAACCCTAACTGCATATCGTTTACCAAGGCAGGACGGAGATTAGGATTTCCGGTTCGTTCAAAATTTGGATTTGATTTATCCACAAAAGGATTGAGCTGATAAATACCCGGACGCTGAATTCTTTGTGTATAACCCAGATTTACGCCTGCTTTATTTTTAAACTTTCTGTTTACTGAAACCGAAGGAATGACATTGAAATAATTCTGCTTCACCTTTGAATCCGTTGACACAAAATCTGCATTCATGATTGTCTGTTCAACTCTGAACCCGGCTTTCAGGCCCCAGTTTTTTGCATTATACTGATACGTGTTATAGGCACCGTATACATTTTGCATATTGGTGAATTTGTTGCTAAAAACCGGGTCAAGCTCATATTCGTCTGTTTCAGAATTAAACGTGCGGTATTGAAAATCACTTTTATTATCCCGCATAATGACTTTGATACCTGCTTCAATATTAAATTTCTTTACAGGATATACGTAGTCCACCTGAACAGTTTGTTCCGAAAAATGCTGGTCATTAAACTGACGGTAATCAGGAAGTTCGTAATTGACACGATTGGTTATTGAAAGATTGGTATTCTGATTATTGCCGAATTGAAAATAGCGGTATGAAAAGGTAAGTAATCTGTTTTTATCGGCCTTAAAACCCTTCTGATAATTGATCGCAGCATCCATTCCGTTACCACTTCCATCATTATTATTTGAAAGCTGATAACCTTGTAATATTTCATTTTCTCTGTTCAGCAAAGAATTTTGCCAGCCTGATCCGTTTGATTTATTACCATTCAAATTGAGTTGTCCTGAAATCAGGTTCAGGCTATCCAGCTCATAACTAACTTCATAGCCAATATATCCGCTTTTGCTTTTGGAGATTGTGGTACCGTTTTGAATCAAACTTGTCGGTTCATCACCGAATGTAAACCTGCTGTTGGTGTTGGAAGTCTGAGGCGTATTGTAAATGCTTCCTCCTGCCATACCCGTCATGCCCCATTTACCTGATTTCGCCGACAGTGATCCGCCAACACCTGGCCCTCCTACCGGAAAACGCTCATTTACATTGACCGAACCATTGAATCCATTATCAGCTTTTTTATTGGTAATGATGTTAATAATCCCTGCCAAACCTTCCGCGTCGTATTTGGACGGTGGTGTGGTAATCACTTCAATCCGTTCAATAGAAGACGCCGGCATACTTCTCAGAATCTCTTTATAACTTCTTTCCACCATACTGGATGGCTTTCCATTGATCAGTATTTTGAAATCGGTATTACCTTTCAGCAGAATATTATTGTCGGCATCCAGCGAAAGATATGGCACTTTGCGCATCATGTCCAGTACACTAAAAACCTTACTTTCGGGGTCTGCCTGCAAATCATATGAGATCCGGTCTGGTTCCTGTTTAATGATCTGCCTTGCAGCAACTACTGTAACTTCTTTTAAACCAACCGTTTGCTGACTGATATTTATAATTCCAAGATCAAGTACCTGCCCGTTGGAATTTACCGGATCAGCAGTAATTATTTTATTTTTATACCCAACCCCAACAATGACAACTGAATATTTTACCGGCTTCAATCCTGAAAAATTGAAAGAACCATCTTCCTTACTATAACTTACCTTGACAACTGTATTCTTGTCTGTCATCAAATTCACTGTAATAAAATCCATCTTTTTTTGTGAAACAGAATCTGCGATCATTCCGGTAATCTTGTAATCCGCAGCTGGCATTTGAGCCCATGTCTTTTTGCTAAATGCAAGCAATCCCAACAAAAAGAGAAGCAACTGAGTAATAATAATGGATGTTTTCATTTTCATAAATTTTTGATGGCTAATAGATTTAAAAGGCAAAAG from Dyadobacter sp. NIV53 carries:
- a CDS encoding outer membrane beta-barrel family protein, which encodes MKTSIIITQLLLFLLGLLAFSKKTWAQMPAADYKITGMIADSVSQKKMDFITVNLMTDKNTVVKVSYSKEDGSFNFSGLKPVKYSVVIVGVGYKNKIITADPVNSNGQVLDLGIINISQQTVGLKEVTVVAARQIIKQEPDRISYDLQADPESKVFSVLDMMRKVPYLSLDADNNILLKGNTDFKILINGKPSSMVERSYKEILRSMPASSIERIEVITTPPSKYDAEGLAGIINIITNKKADNGFNGSVNVNERFPVGGPGVGGSLSAKSGKWGMTGMAGGSIYNTPQTSNTNSRFTFGDEPTSLIQNGTTISKSKSGYIGYEVSYELDSLNLISGQLNLNGNKSNGSGWQNSLLNRENEILQGYQLSNNNDGSGNGMDAAINYQKGFKADKNRLLTFSYRYFQFGNNQNTNLSITNRVNYELPDYRQFNDQHFSEQTVQVDYVYPVKKFNIEAGIKVIMRDNKSDFQYRTFNSETDEYELDPVFSNKFTNMQNVYGAYNTYQYNAKNWGLKAGFRVEQTIMNADFVSTDSKVKQNYFNVIPSVSVNRKFKNKAGVNLGYTQRIQRPGIYQLNPFVDKSNPNFERTGNPNLRPALVNDMQLGFSLSKKASINFGLGVTLFKDLIFPVSVYDSTTKITRTSFGNTGSAKLPQANLNLNYPITKKWNFTLNARAAYGIVEGMVNGVLIKNEGLMYNFNFSTGYKFEKEWRINANLNANGRGVNLQGTSNSRVSPSFSVSKDVVKDKLSFSASFNNPFTKFRRDHRVTSGPDFTQNVDRRDYFRSFNFSLNYKFGKLKDAIKKNKREIKNDDVQSGS